Proteins from a single region of Ananas comosus cultivar F153 linkage group 3, ASM154086v1, whole genome shotgun sequence:
- the LOC109707008 gene encoding uncharacterized protein LOC109707008, whose protein sequence is MKCYTDEALELLEFFPSPSRYCSTSLVMGTLRCSSGLTIVLNGNCSKPCKNYNGLSRMHGCSKARVSIFTNFKNPCLRAFELLAVHSAATDLEIIDSPVAEETINPYPYPLSQPLRRRWCEDDRLWTASEIAEAINGEIIRRAPSGTISIDSRTLVPGQWFFAIHGENFDGHDFVDESLADKGCVGIIGNRVCGNWDRGFIRVEGDTLIALEKLAKYARNRFDGILVGLTGSVGKTTTRSMISLALESLGRTHQTRGNFNYMVGVSLTLIGIPLDAKFAVVELGFGGLEGEILKMAQMCQPSVRVLLNVRHSHMEHFTSLEDVARAKGELLKEAQPGDICVLNADDPLIMNVPVPAGVQKVLFGQKRGCDVRLALAESIDGGRSVRVVLESNVSAYRNLFPVPRESVHELVEFKIPAPGLHLATNACAAAAVAASLGIPLAQIGESLSRFRPVPMRSDVQVTEDGITIIDDTYNANPTSMAAAINSLKTMQCMGKRVAILGDMLELGAAEAEAHELVLKLCSDPCIGLVILAGKRFTAAAEKVNFMRNHNVLCATDAESLLARMNELLAAGDVVLVKGSRGMQMEKVVDMIKAVSG, encoded by the exons atgaaatgctaCACTGATGAAGCACTAGAGCTTCTTGAGTTCTTTCCCAGTCCTTCCCGTTATTGTTCTACAAGCTTGGTGATGGGAACTCTCCGCTGCTCTTCTGGGCTCACGATTGTACTAAATGGAAATTGCTCCAAACCATGTAAGAACTACAATGGGCTCTCGCGGATGCACGGATGCTCGAAAGCCCGAGTATCAatttttactaatttcaagaaccCATGCTTGAGAGCCTTCGAATTGCTTGCTGTTCATTCGGCCGCGACGGATCTTGAGATCATAGATAGCCCGGTTGCGGAGGAAACCATAAATCCTTATCCTTATCCACTTTCGCAACCTCTTCGGCGCCGATGGTGCGAAGATGATCGGTTGTGGACTGCTTCAGAGATTGCAGAAGCCATTAACGGAGAAATTATTCGCCGAGCTCCCTCCGGAACCATCTCTATCGACAGCCGTACGCTGGTGCCCGGCCAGTGGTTTTTCGCAATTCATGGCGAGAATTTCGATGGCCATGATTTCGTCGACGAGTCATTAGCTGATAAAGGTTGCGTCGGAATCATAGGAAATAGAGTGTGTGGGAACTGGGATAGGGGTTTCATTAGAGTGGAAGGGGATACACTCATTGCCCTAGAGAAGTTGGCGAAGTACGCACGTAATAGGTTCGACGGCATTTTGGTGGGCTTAACCGGGAGTGTAGGAAAGACTACAACAAGAAGCATGATTAGTCTCGCACTCGAGAGCCTTGGGCGCACGCACCAAACTCGCGGGAACTTCAATTATATGGTCGGGGTCTCACTTACGTTGATTGGAATACCTTTGGATGCGAAATTTGCGGTTGTGGAATTAGGGTTCGGAGGGCTGGAAGGAGAGATACTGAAGATGGCACAAATGTGCCAGCCGTCAGTGAGAGTACTTCTGAATGTGCGGCATTCTCATATGGAGCACTTCACTAGTTTGGAAGATGTTGCGAGAGCCAAAGGGGAGCTGTTAAAAGAGGCGCAGCCGGGTGACATTTGCGTACTTAATGCAGATGATCCTCTTATCATGAATGTTCCTGTGCCAGCTGGTGTGCAGAAG GTGCTTTTTGGGCAAAAGAGAGGATGTGATGTTCGATTGGCATTGGCTGAGAGCATTGATGGGGGTCGTTCAGTGCGTGTGGTCTTAGAAAGTAACGTAAGTGCATACCGCAATCTGTTTCCGGTTCCAAGAGAATCGGTTCATGAGCT GGTTGAATTTAAAATCCCTGCCCCTGGTCTTCATCTGGCAACAAATGCATGCGCTGCAGCAGCAGTTGCAGCATCTTTAGGAATTCCCCTTGCCCAAATCGGAGAATCCTTATCGAGATTCAGGCCTGTTCCCATGAGATCAGACGTCCAAGTTACAGAAGACGGCATTACGATCATTGATGACACCTACAATGCGAACCCCACAAGCATGGCAGCGGCTATAAATTCCCTAAAAACAATGCAATGCATGGGTAAAAGGGTCGCAATACTTGGGGATATGCTCGAATTGGGTGCCGCAGAGGCTGAGGCTCATGAGCTTGTGCTGAAACTTTGTTCTGATCCTTGTATTGGGTTGGTGATATTAGCCGGGAAGAGATTCACTGCAGCAGCGGAGAAAGTGAATTTTATGAGGAATCATAATGTTCTCTGTGCTACTGATGCAGAATCGCTTCTTGCAAGAATGAATGAGCTGTTGGCTGCGGGAGATGTAGTTTTGGTAAAGGGCAGCCGGGGAATGCAGATGGAGAAGGTTGTCGATATGATTAAGGCAGTCAGTGGCTAG
- the LOC109707052 gene encoding putative GEM-like protein 8, giving the protein MESFKTEHAVGIPMSSITHVGEELARESASASESVVSFRGSNSHGPFNSKQNKKFCIINWMRKLSIKANNYAQGIRQHVNLGPKFSKSVKGKSSIGGGGGERMFKQSFSAKKGEKLLKAFQCYLSTTSGPIAGMLFISTEKLAFCSNKPLTLTSPKGETARVPYKVLIPHRRVKRAIPSENANKPDQKYVQIVTVDDFEFWFMGFGSHQRSFKSLQHSIFKSQ; this is encoded by the exons ATGGAGAGCTTCAAGACAGAGCACGCCGTTGGAATCCCCATGAGCTCGATCACGCATGTAGGAGAGGAACTAGCAAGAGAATCAGCTTCTGCTTCTGAGTCCGTGGTTTCGTTCCGAGGTTCCAATTCACATGGGCCCTTCAATTCTAAGCAGA ATAAGAAGTTTTGCATCATTAACTGGATGAGAAAACTGAGCATAAAGGCAAACAACTATGCGCAAGGAATCCGGCAGCATG TGAATTTGGGTCCAAAATTCTCTAAATCTGTCAAAGGGAAGTCGAGCATAGGCGGTGGAGGGGGCGAGAGAATGTTCAAGCAAAGCTTCTCGGCTAAGAAAGGGGAGAAGCTGTTGAAGGCTTTTCAATGCTATCTCTCAACCACATCAGGTCCTATTGCAGGGATGCTCTTTATCTCGACGGAGAAATTAGCCTTTTGCAGTAATAAACCTCTAACATTAACTTCCCCAAAAGGAGAAACGGCGCGAGTTCCCTACAAG GTTTTGATTCCGCATAGAAGGGTAAAGAGAGCGATCCCCAGCGAGAATGCGAACAAGCCGGATCAGAAGTATGTCCAGATCGTCACGGTGGACGACTTCGAGTTCTGGTTTATGGGTTTCGGCAGTCATCAGAGATCTTTCAAGTCTCTACAGCACTCAATCTTCAAGTCTCAATGA
- the LOC109707053 gene encoding transcription factor SRM1-like — protein sequence MDAEESSSSFCWSWDEEKAFENAVAAEAAAAAAAAELEERGGEWRWGEIAAAVPGKTPGEVERHYRLLVEDVERIELGWVPLPEYVGESEDSGEDDGGGNGKRGGRGSKGDVERRKGVAWTEDEHRRFLLGLEEHGKGDWRSISRNFVKTRTPTQVASHAQKYFIRLKSMNKERRRTSIHDITTTGNADGSGPQGPITGETNGPTTPNNKPAKQPSQDPACPPGVGLYGSTLGQPTLGQPFAAPFISFACPPVDQQMTFRMGPPISGSVVTSVPLNIATMTYHMPHTSAH from the exons ATGGATGCTGAGGAATCGAGTAGCAGCTTCTGCTGGAGCTGGGACGAGGAGAAGGCGTTCGAGAACGCGgtcgcggcggaggcggcggcggcggcggcggcggcggagttgGAGGAGCGCGGCGGCGAGTGGCGGTGGGGGGAGATCGCGGCGGCGGTGCCCGGGAAAACCCCGGGCGAGGTCGAGCGCCATTACCGGCTCCTGGTCGAGGACGTGGAGCGGATCGAGCTGGGGTGGGTGCCTCTCCCGGAGTACGTTGGTGAGTCGGAGGATTCGGGCGAGGACGATGGTGGTGGAAATGGTAAGAGGGGTGGGAGGGGATCGAAGGGGGATGTGGAGCGGCGAAAGGGCGTGGCGTGGACGGAGGATGAGCACAG GAGGTTTCTTCTTGGACTTGAAGAGCATGGGAAGGGTGATTGGCGCAGCATTTCTAGAAACTTTGTCAAAACAAGGACACCAACCCAAGTGGCAAGCCATGCACAGAAGTACTTCATCCGCCTGAAATCGATGAACAAGGAGAGAAGGCGGACGAGCATCCATGATATCACCACTACAGGCAATGCAGATGGATCTGGGCCTCAAGGTCCAATAACGGGCGAGACAAATGGGCCAACAACACCCAACAATAAACCAGCCAAACAACCTTCCCAAGATCCTGCTTGTCCACCTGGTGTAGGGTTATATGGAAGTACACTCGGACAGCCTACACTGGGACAGCCCTTTGCTGCGCCTTTCATTTCTTTTGCCTGCCCTCCTGTTGATCAGCAGATGACCTTCAGAATGGGGCCCCCAATTTCTGGAAGTGTAGTTACTAGTGTGCCACTGAACATTGCTACCATGACCTATCACATGCCTCATACATCTGCTCATTAA
- the LOC109708226 gene encoding protein ASPARTIC PROTEASE IN GUARD CELL 2-like, with amino-acid sequence MEMVIEVRASRALTMAMVLQLLIAIIPLATATALEFHHLNVHELVYATHRPPSTTLHDTPHSQDPVHERTRDEPKWALKLVHRDALLPVHDRRYRQRFLQRINRDALRVAGLARHLNRTAPPVRFALNDFGSAVVSGLDEGVGEYLVRVGIGMPEREHYLVVDTGSDVTWVQCRPCSQCYDQAEPVFDPAGSASFEGVSCGSTVCGLVNRADPCRSDRCRYAVAYEDGSYTKGTLAFETLTFGPTHVQNVAIGCGHTNHGLFNWASGLLGLGAGPLSLVGQLGPQTGGAFGYCLVSRGAGPYGSLVFGRTAAVPRGAAWVPLLTNPQAPSFYYIALLGLGVGGVRLPVPEQVFQLAENGEGGVIVDTGTAVTRFPPQAYEVLRDAFVDATEGLPRGPTVSIFDACYDLSGFGTVRVPTVSLYFDGGVVLTLPARNYLVPVDGVGTFCLAFAPSSSGLSIVGNIQQEGIQMIAFACG; translated from the coding sequence ATGGAGATGGTAATAGAGGTTAGAGCTTCGAGAGCCCTAACAATGGCGATGGTGCTCCAACTCCTAATAGCCATTATACCCCTCGCCACTGCTACGGCGTTGGAGTTCCACCACCTCAACGTGCACGAGTTGGTCTACGCCACCCATAGACCACCCAGTACGACCCTTCACGACACTCCGCACTCTCAAGACCCGGTCCACGAGCGCACCCGCGACGAACCCAAATGGGCTCTTAAACTGGTCCACCGCGACGCCCTGCTCCCGGTCCACGACCGCCGCTATCGCCAACGCTTCCTGCAACGCATCAACCGCGACGCCCTCCGAGTCGCCGGTCTCGCCCGGCACCTGAACCGGACCGCGCCGCCGGTCCGGTTCGCCTTAAACGACTTCGGCTCGGCCGTGGTCTCCGGTCTAGACGAAGGCGTGGGCGAGTACTTGGTACGCGTAGGCATCGGCATGCCCGAGAGGGAACACTACCTCGTAGTCGACACGGGGAGTGACGTCACCTGGGTCCAGTGTCGACCCTGCTCCCAGTGCTACGACCAAGCCGAACCGGTCTTCGACCCGGCCGGTTCGGCCTCGTTCGAAGGCGTCTCCTGCGGCTCGACCGTGTGCGGCCTAGTGAACCGGGCCGACCCGTGCCGGTCGGACCGGTGCCGCTACGCGGTGGCCTACGAGGATGGGTCGTACACGAAGGGAACCCTAGCTTTTGAAACCCTAACTTTTGGGCCCACTCACGTCCAAAATGTGGCGATCGGGTGCGGCCACACTAACCACGGGCTTTTTAATTGGGCTTCTGGGTTGTTGGGCCTTGGAGCCGGCCCATTATCTTTGGTGGGCCAGCTCGGCCCGCAGACCGGTGGGGCCTTCGGCTACTGCCTGGTCAGCCGGGGGGCCGGGCCGTACGGCTCGCTGGTCTTCGGCCGGACCGCCGCCGTGCCACGTGGCGCCGCGTGGGTGCCGCTGCTGACGAACCCGCAGGCGCCGAGCTTTTACTATATTGCCCTTCTTGGGTTAGGTGTCGGCGGGGTAAGGCTTCCGGTGCCGGAGCAAGTGTTTCAGCTGGCAGAGAACGGTGAAGGCGGGGTCATCGTCGATACCGGCACGGCGGTGACGAGGTTTCCCCCTCAAGCATACGAAGTGTTAAGAGATGCATTTGTCGATGCCACGGAGGGGCTACCGCGCGGGCCAACGGTGTCGATTTTCGACGCGTGTTATGATCTCTCGGGATTCGGGACCGTGCGCGTGCCGACCGTGTCGCTGTATTTTGACGGCGGGGTTGTGCTGACATTGCCGGCGAGGAATTATCTGGTCCCGGTGGACGGCGTGGGGACGTTCTGCTTGGCGTTTGCTCCGTCGAGTTCGGGGTTGTCGATCGTCGGGAATATACAGCAGGAGGGGATTCAGATGATCGCTTTTGCATGCGGCTAG